A segment of the Desertifilum tharense IPPAS B-1220 genome:
AAGAACGGGAATTAGGAGTTGGGAGTTAGGGGTTGGGGGAAGAACGGGAATTAGGAGTTGGGAGTTAGGGGTTGGGGGAAGAACGGGAATTAGGAGTTGGGAGTTAGGGGTTGGGGAAGAAGAAAAGATAGGAAGACTTGATAACTGTCAACTCAGTACCCTCTTCCACTCGGAACTCGGAACTTTGCACTCCTTCCCCCCACCTCCCCATCCCCCCATCCCCCCACCCTCTTCCCCACTCAGCACTCAGCACTTTGCACTCAGCACTCCTTTCCCCCCACCCTCTTCCCCACAAGGGAATCGCTCTTTTGGGCTTGAATGGCGGTAATGGCGACTGTATTGACGATATCTGTTACCGTACAGCCGCGCGAGAGATCGTTGACGGGTTTTCTTAAGCCTTGCAATAATGGGCCGATGGCGACGGCGTTGGCGGAACGTTGGACGGCTTTGTAGGTATTGTTTCCGGCGTTTAAGTCGGGGAAGATGAAGACGGTGGCTTGTCCGGCAACTTCGCTATCGGGTAATTTGGTGTGGGCGACTTCGCTATCGACTGCGGCGTCGTACTGGATGGGGCCTTCAATTTTCAAGTCGGGACGGAGTTCGCGAACGAGTTGGGTGGCTTCTCGGACTTTATCGACATCTGCGCCTTTTCCCGATGCTCCTGTGGAGTACGATAGCATGGCAATTCGCGGTTCTACGCCGAAGGTTTGGGCAGTGGCGGCGGAACTAATGGCGATATCAGCTAGCTGTTGGGTATTGGGGTTGGGGTTAACGGCACAATCACCATACACCAAAACCCGATCGGCCAAACACATTAAAAAGACGCTAGAAACAATTGAAGTTCCGGGTTGGGTGCGAATAAACTCTAGGGCGGGGCGAATGGTGTGGGCGGTGGTATGCTGGGCACCGGATACCATGCCATCGGCTAAATCTTTGTACACCATCATCGTGCCAAAGTAGCTGACATCGTGCATCATATCGCGGGCGCAATCTTCGGTGATGCCTTTGTGGCGGCGCAGGTTATAGTAGGTGGTGGCGAATTCATCATGCCAGGGCGATCGCAAGGGGTCGATAATCTGCACGCCATTTAAACTTAAGCCGAGGGTGGCAATTTTCTCGCGAATTTCGCCTTCTTTTCCTAAAAGAACGATCTCTGCAACGCCACGACGCCTTAAGATTTCGCTAGCCAGGAGGATGCGTTCTTCGTCCCCTTCAGGGAAGACGATACGCTGTTTTTGCATTTTCGCCCGTTCGATGAGTTCGTACTCAAACATTAAGGGCGTGACGCGTTCGGAACGGGGAACGGCGATACAAGCTTGCAGTTTAGCCGTATCAATGTGCGCTTCAAATAAGCCCAACGCTGAGGCAATTTTACGCGGGTTGTCGGGGGTAATTTCGGCTTGGACGTGACTAATTTGGGTCGCGGTTTCGTAGGTGTTGGTGGCGACGCTGACAATGGGTAAATGCAGCCAGCGAAACCCTTGTAAGAGTTTTTGAATGCTAGGGGCGAGTTCTAAACCCCCGGTGAGGACAATTCCGGCGATGTTGGGGCAGCTTTCCGACAGGAGGGCGGTTAAACAACCCAGGACGATATCGGCGCGATCGCCCGGTGTAATAATTAAACTCCCCTCTTCGAGATGGTGCAAGAAGTTGGGCAGTTGCATGGCGGCGACTTTATAGCAGCGAACCTCGCGGTTGAGTTGGCTATCTTCCCCATATACCCAGTTTGCAGAGATGGCGCGGACAATTTCTTGGATCGTCGGTCGGGCGATCGCGCTATCTTCAGGAAGGGTAAACACGGGATCGTCATAGTTCCACACGGCCTCTAATTGGGCATTAATCGTCTCAATTAAGCCCGAATTCACCCGATTGACAATGGTAGCTGCGATCGCGCAATCTGCTTCCATAAAGGCTTCTCGTTCGGTGCGAACGGTATCGACAATTTCAGCCGGGGTATTGCCTTGACCGTTACCCACCAGCAATACTGGGGCAGAGAGATGATTGGCGACTCGCGTATCGAAGTTATCGACAAACGCCGAATCAATTTCACTCGAATCAATCCCCTCGCAAACAATAAAATCGCAGTGGCGTTCTAGGGCTTTGTATTTTTCAATAATCCGCTTGAGAATTTCATCATAATGTCCGTCCGCTACCCAATGCTGCAATTCTTCGCGAGTGAGGGCGTATTGGGCTTCGTAGGGGACATCTAAAGGATAGCGACTGCGGATCAGTTCAATATCATTATCGCGATGGTTTTCGCTGCGGGTGACTGGACGAAAAAAGCCCAATCGACCAATCCGCTTAGACAGCAGTTCCATTAAACCTAACACGATCAGAGACTTGCCGCTATTGGGGGCGATCGCTGCAATATATAAATTTTGAAGCATGAGAAGCGACTTCCTTAAGGCGTATGGTCTTGACGCAAGGGAATTTCTAGATAAAAGGTTGTTCCTTCACCGGGTTGCGAAACGCATTCAAGTTTGCCATGATGCTTTTCGACAATGGCTTGATGGCTAATTGCTAAACCCAAACCCGTTCCTAATCCAATGGGTTTTGTTGTAAAAAACGGCTCAAAAATCCGTTCTAACACATCGGGTGCAATTCCCGGCCCATTATCCCGCAGGGTGATTCGGATCGTGCGGGTGTTGGGTAGATACTCCGTGCGAATCTGAATTTCTGAACGTCGCGTTTGAGTCAGCGACTCGCGCGATGTGGGTGAGGTTCTACCCAGCCACGCTCCTGAGCGCGATTTGGAAACGCTATGATACTCC
Coding sequences within it:
- the pta gene encoding phosphate acetyltransferase, yielding MLQNLYIAAIAPNSGKSLIVLGLMELLSKRIGRLGFFRPVTRSENHRDNDIELIRSRYPLDVPYEAQYALTREELQHWVADGHYDEILKRIIEKYKALERHCDFIVCEGIDSSEIDSAFVDNFDTRVANHLSAPVLLVGNGQGNTPAEIVDTVRTEREAFMEADCAIAATIVNRVNSGLIETINAQLEAVWNYDDPVFTLPEDSAIARPTIQEIVRAISANWVYGEDSQLNREVRCYKVAAMQLPNFLHHLEEGSLIITPGDRADIVLGCLTALLSESCPNIAGIVLTGGLELAPSIQKLLQGFRWLHLPIVSVATNTYETATQISHVQAEITPDNPRKIASALGLFEAHIDTAKLQACIAVPRSERVTPLMFEYELIERAKMQKQRIVFPEGDEERILLASEILRRRGVAEIVLLGKEGEIREKIATLGLSLNGVQIIDPLRSPWHDEFATTYYNLRRHKGITEDCARDMMHDVSYFGTMMVYKDLADGMVSGAQHTTAHTIRPALEFIRTQPGTSIVSSVFLMCLADRVLVYGDCAVNPNPNTQQLADIAISSAATAQTFGVEPRIAMLSYSTGASGKGADVDKVREATQLVRELRPDLKIEGPIQYDAAVDSEVAHTKLPDSEVAGQATVFIFPDLNAGNNTYKAVQRSANAVAIGPLLQGLRKPVNDLSRGCTVTDIVNTVAITAIQAQKSDSLVGKRVGGKEC